The Vibrio splendidus genome has a window encoding:
- a CDS encoding ATP-binding cassette domain-containing protein, whose protein sequence is MNTPLLSVDQFTIKTSSRTLFQDIHFDVYRGELLAIMGPSGIGKSMLSRAIAGFLPDTVEVEGHISLSGDAVCGLPMLQRTAAQRPAVIFQDALQALNPLVSIEGQLSLALTGTRTKLKSQDKIKLTELLVRLGFPNPETILPLYPSQISGGQRQRICIAIGLLSNADLIIADEPTSALDPVTEQEILKLIRDNVKQRQIGGLLITHDLHSALACDKLLVIDDGGVVAYGAPKHALESSSHAFCCSLRDLIE, encoded by the coding sequence GTGAACACCCCACTTCTGTCTGTTGACCAATTCACGATCAAAACCTCTTCGAGAACACTTTTTCAAGATATTCATTTCGATGTATATCGAGGAGAGCTGTTGGCGATCATGGGTCCATCAGGCATTGGTAAGTCGATGCTTTCACGCGCGATTGCGGGTTTTCTGCCAGATACGGTTGAGGTTGAAGGCCATATTTCTCTTTCTGGCGATGCAGTATGTGGCTTGCCTATGTTGCAAAGAACCGCAGCACAGCGCCCCGCAGTTATCTTTCAAGATGCGCTTCAAGCATTAAATCCTCTGGTTTCCATTGAAGGTCAACTCAGTTTGGCATTGACGGGGACGCGCACTAAGCTTAAATCACAAGATAAGATCAAACTCACTGAATTGTTAGTGCGGCTTGGATTTCCTAACCCTGAAACCATATTGCCGTTATATCCGAGCCAAATTTCGGGAGGGCAACGTCAACGGATTTGTATTGCGATTGGCTTGCTGAGTAACGCCGATCTCATCATCGCCGATGAACCAACCAGCGCGTTAGATCCGGTGACAGAGCAAGAGATACTTAAGCTGATTCGAGACAATGTTAAACAGCGACAAATCGGTGGCTTGTTGATTACGCATGACCTGCACAGCGCATTAGCGTGTGACAAGTTGTTGGTCATCGATGATGGTGGAGTGGTGGCTTACGGCGCACCAAAACATGCGCTTGAATCAAGCTCTCACGCTTTCTGTTGTTCATTGAGAGACTTAATCGAATGA
- a CDS encoding ABC transporter ATP-binding protein, translated as MSPTLPLNSEVSPLMPVIDSETQTPIEIKFENVGVHYYSVPSWQGGKAFKALQNIDLNVEDKSLAIVGRSGAGKSTLIELLFGLKSPTVGRISLFGHSLPIRNSKTQARVCRLIQLVPQEPHTSLNPYYTVRQILAEPLSNLDVSGNHESIIEETLLDVGLPASLLSLKPSQLSTGQAQRVAIARALVVRPAVLVADEPTASLDPVNRQRLLDLLNSLKNKRDMRIVLVTHDLGAAKALCEEILVLDHGEMVEHGPTPQVMSTPAHPATQLLIESQPLSKSTC; from the coding sequence ATGAGCCCGACCTTACCACTAAATTCAGAAGTCTCGCCGTTAATGCCAGTGATAGATTCAGAAACACAAACACCGATCGAGATTAAGTTCGAGAATGTCGGAGTTCATTATTACTCAGTGCCAAGTTGGCAGGGTGGTAAGGCGTTCAAAGCGCTACAGAACATCGACCTCAATGTTGAAGACAAAAGCTTAGCCATTGTTGGCCGTTCTGGTGCCGGAAAATCGACACTGATTGAGCTGTTATTTGGCCTAAAATCACCGACTGTTGGCCGAATCAGCCTATTTGGCCATTCGCTGCCGATTCGCAATAGCAAAACGCAGGCAAGGGTGTGTCGCTTGATCCAGTTGGTACCACAAGAGCCTCATACCAGTCTCAACCCTTACTATACCGTTCGACAGATCTTAGCCGAACCGCTAAGCAACTTAGACGTTTCTGGTAATCATGAAAGCATTATTGAAGAGACGCTATTGGACGTGGGCTTACCTGCCAGTTTGCTCTCATTGAAACCTAGTCAGCTTTCTACTGGCCAAGCTCAACGTGTGGCTATCGCTCGGGCTCTTGTCGTTAGACCCGCAGTGTTGGTGGCCGATGAGCCGACTGCCAGCCTTGACCCTGTGAACCGTCAAAGGTTGCTGGATTTACTTAACTCACTGAAGAATAAGCGCGACATGCGAATCGTTTTGGTGACGCATGATCTCGGTGCGGCAAAGGCGCTTTGTGAAGAAATTCTGGTTCTTGACCATGGCGAGATGGTGGAGCATGGACCGACACCTCAAGTGATGAGCACACCTGCTCATCCTGCGACTCAGTTGCTGATCGAATCTCAGCCACTTTCGAAATCTACTTGTTAA
- a CDS encoding ABC transporter substrate-binding protein produces MRFNSIKLACALALALPLTGCFDSQPESSDAAVKSEIRVAMMQPPRTGLSPLSDDAFKLSRWSTAETLVNLSPISEAEPMLATDWKHLDPLTWQFTIRQGVKFHDGSTLTAESVVNSLQKALEAAPKPRILDGVDLEVKAMDNYRVEIKTSFDDPLLPSRLSSPQLAILAASAYQEDGRVSPMGAGTGPFELTEINGTTSAKLKRFDGYWGEKAQVESVIAEYVPNGFARAAALRTGTADIVEAVPVSQIATIDPNLLYEVAMPRTNTLYLNNKSGVFSDINLRKVAAAAVDREQIVNTVYENHADIAQGLLGPALAWAEPIRPEGQAIDKTLKANGESIVIGTFTDRAELPEVAALLKQQLEAAGFKVELDIREYAQIENDALSGKFDAFILSRATVLDSGDPVAYMMSDFGCKGSFNLGQFCSQEVDQALTHADLQPLGALRQQAIIEAEQKILNDFAAIPLLHERVIQGESERVSNVVRDPSERRLVDQTTQIKQAKQAN; encoded by the coding sequence ATGCGTTTTAATTCAATCAAACTGGCTTGCGCGCTTGCGTTGGCTCTGCCTTTGACGGGCTGTTTTGACTCTCAACCAGAGTCGAGCGATGCGGCGGTCAAATCTGAAATTCGTGTTGCGATGATGCAGCCACCAAGAACGGGCCTATCGCCACTTTCTGATGACGCGTTCAAACTATCACGTTGGAGCACGGCTGAAACGTTAGTGAACTTGAGCCCAATCTCAGAAGCAGAACCAATGCTAGCGACTGATTGGAAACATCTTGATCCACTGACCTGGCAGTTCACGATTCGCCAAGGCGTTAAATTCCACGATGGCTCTACATTAACCGCAGAATCCGTAGTGAACTCTTTGCAGAAAGCGCTTGAGGCGGCACCGAAGCCACGCATTCTAGATGGTGTCGATCTCGAAGTGAAAGCGATGGACAACTACCGCGTAGAGATCAAGACCAGCTTTGATGACCCTCTTTTACCAAGCCGTTTATCAAGCCCTCAATTAGCGATTCTTGCAGCAAGTGCTTACCAAGAAGATGGCCGTGTTAGCCCAATGGGTGCAGGTACAGGACCGTTTGAGTTGACTGAAATTAACGGTACAACAAGTGCGAAACTGAAACGTTTTGATGGCTATTGGGGTGAAAAAGCGCAAGTTGAATCTGTGATTGCAGAATACGTCCCTAACGGTTTTGCTCGTGCTGCAGCTCTAAGAACAGGCACGGCAGACATCGTTGAAGCAGTACCCGTTTCACAAATCGCGACCATTGATCCGAACCTACTTTATGAAGTGGCGATGCCTCGTACCAATACGCTTTACTTAAATAACAAGTCAGGCGTATTCAGCGATATTAACTTGCGTAAGGTTGCGGCGGCTGCGGTAGACCGAGAGCAAATCGTGAATACCGTTTATGAGAACCACGCGGATATCGCACAAGGTCTATTAGGTCCTGCTCTTGCTTGGGCTGAACCAATTCGACCTGAAGGTCAGGCAATCGACAAGACTCTCAAAGCGAACGGCGAAAGCATTGTTATCGGTACCTTTACCGATCGTGCAGAGCTTCCAGAAGTAGCAGCACTGCTTAAACAACAACTTGAAGCGGCTGGTTTCAAGGTTGAGCTGGATATCCGTGAATACGCTCAGATTGAAAACGATGCACTGTCAGGCAAGTTTGATGCGTTCATCCTTTCTCGTGCAACCGTTCTAGATTCGGGTGATCCAGTGGCTTACATGATGAGTGACTTTGGCTGTAAGGGTTCATTCAATCTTGGTCAATTCTGCTCTCAAGAAGTAGACCAAGCGCTGACTCACGCTGATTTGCAACCACTAGGTGCACTGCGTCAGCAAGCGATCATCGAAGCTGAGCAAAAAATCCTTAACGACTTCGCTGCTATTCCACTGCTTCACGAACGCGTGATTCAAGGTGAAAGCGAGCGCGTGAGCAATGTGGTTCGTGACCCAAGTGAGCGTCGCTTGGTTGACCAAACTACACAGATCAAACAAGCGAAACAGGCTAACTAA